Proteins found in one Moritella sp. Urea-trap-13 genomic segment:
- the moeB gene encoding molybdopterin-synthase adenylyltransferase MoeB, with amino-acid sequence MPNPSIDGSLACEDILSSQEELRYNRQIVLRHFDFDGQEALKQANVLIIGAGGLGCASSQYLAAAGIGKMTLVDFDHIELSNLQRQLLHRDSRIGEFKSLSAKYELEQINPHCEVQAITTKLSEDEMVKLIDLHDIVLDCTDNVDTREQINRACFALRTPLVSGAAIRMEGQISVFTYADNEPCYQCLSQLFGSGTLSCVESGIMAPMVGIIGAMQAMEAIKVVANFGQPMTGKVLLVDGLTLSFQTMKLPKLPTCSVCNTPHTK; translated from the coding sequence ATGCCAAACCCATCTATTGATGGCAGCTTAGCTTGCGAAGATATTTTATCTTCGCAAGAAGAGTTACGCTATAACCGTCAAATAGTGCTGCGCCACTTTGATTTTGATGGCCAAGAAGCCTTAAAACAAGCCAATGTATTAATAATAGGTGCAGGCGGTCTAGGTTGTGCCAGTAGTCAGTACTTAGCCGCTGCCGGTATCGGTAAGATGACATTAGTCGATTTTGACCATATTGAATTGTCCAACTTACAACGACAATTACTGCACCGTGATAGCCGCATTGGTGAGTTTAAATCACTGTCGGCGAAATATGAGCTAGAACAGATAAACCCACACTGTGAAGTACAGGCTATTACCACAAAACTGTCTGAAGATGAGATGGTTAAGCTGATAGATCTGCATGATATTGTGCTTGATTGTACTGATAACGTCGATACAAGAGAGCAGATAAACCGTGCTTGTTTCGCGTTACGCACACCCTTAGTATCCGGCGCAGCTATTCGAATGGAAGGTCAAATTAGTGTATTTACCTATGCTGATAACGAACCTTGCTACCAATGCCTCAGCCAATTATTCGGCAGCGGAACATTAAGCTGTGTAGAATCCGGTATTATGGCACCTATGGTGGGTATTATTGGTGCGATGCAGGCTATGGAAGCGATTAAAGTGGTTGCCAATTTTGGTCAGCCAATGACGGGGAAAGTGTTGCTCGTTGATGGACTTACCTTGTCGTTTCAAACAATGAAATTACCAAAACTACCGACCTGTTCGGTATGTAATACCCCACACACAAAATAA
- the zwf gene encoding glucose-6-phosphate dehydrogenase produces the protein MVKPENNSIVIFGASGDLTKRKLLPALFHLYVNELLPEDFSILGASKTAFTDDSFREKVTNDLILSEGITQQQAEDFSKHLYYISMNMTDADSYVAFKERLETLSEKHNTVGNAIYYMATPPSLYAAISANLAKHKLNKDRNGWKRLIVEKPFGYDLASANELDEHLHTCFRERQVYRIDHYLGKETVQNLLVYRFSNGLFEPLWNRSFIDYVEITAAESLGVEERGGYYDHSGAVRDMLQNHLLQVLALVAMEPPAVINADAMRNEVVKVIQSLRPLEEQDLRDNLVLGQYTKSVVNGKEMPGYRSEKDVDEDSRTPTYVGMKMMIDNWRWNGVPFYVRTGKRMPERLTEIVVHFKKTPHPIFGQNAPENKLILRIQPNESIQMDFGLKKPGAGFTAQQVSMSFDYNSLEENNLLTAYERLLLDCMKGDATLFARSDAVKACWEFVQPILDYKKEAKSLFGYKCGSWGPNKADEMLEKDGREWRFSSEEVIN, from the coding sequence ATGGTAAAACCTGAGAATAACAGTATTGTCATTTTTGGTGCTTCGGGTGATTTAACAAAACGAAAGCTACTCCCCGCGCTTTTTCACCTTTATGTCAATGAGCTGTTACCTGAAGATTTTTCTATTTTGGGTGCGAGTAAAACTGCATTTACGGACGATTCATTCCGTGAAAAAGTAACTAATGATTTAATCCTAAGTGAAGGTATTACTCAGCAACAAGCTGAAGATTTCAGTAAGCATTTGTACTATATCTCAATGAATATGACAGATGCAGACAGTTATGTTGCTTTTAAAGAGCGCTTAGAAACGTTATCTGAAAAACATAATACGGTTGGTAATGCTATTTATTATATGGCTACACCACCCAGCTTATATGCAGCAATTTCTGCCAATTTAGCTAAACATAAATTAAACAAAGATCGTAATGGTTGGAAACGATTAATCGTTGAGAAACCGTTTGGTTATGATCTTGCTTCTGCAAACGAGTTAGATGAGCATCTACATACTTGTTTCCGCGAACGTCAGGTCTACCGTATTGATCATTACCTAGGTAAAGAAACAGTACAGAACTTATTGGTATATCGCTTCTCTAACGGCTTGTTTGAGCCGCTTTGGAACCGTAGTTTCATCGACTATGTTGAAATTACAGCGGCTGAAAGCTTAGGCGTTGAAGAACGTGGTGGTTATTACGACCATTCTGGCGCAGTACGCGATATGCTACAAAATCATTTACTTCAAGTGCTTGCTCTTGTAGCGATGGAGCCGCCTGCGGTAATCAACGCAGATGCGATGCGTAACGAAGTGGTTAAAGTGATCCAAAGCTTACGTCCACTTGAAGAACAAGATCTACGTGATAACCTAGTACTAGGCCAATACACCAAGAGTGTAGTAAACGGCAAAGAAATGCCTGGTTACCGTAGTGAAAAAGACGTTGATGAAGATTCACGTACTCCTACATATGTGGGTATGAAGATGATGATCGACAACTGGCGTTGGAACGGCGTACCTTTCTATGTTCGTACAGGTAAACGTATGCCAGAACGTTTGACTGAGATCGTGGTTCACTTTAAAAAGACACCACATCCAATCTTTGGTCAGAATGCGCCTGAAAATAAACTAATCTTGCGTATCCAACCAAACGAATCAATTCAAATGGATTTTGGTTTGAAAAAACCAGGTGCAGGTTTCACTGCTCAACAAGTATCAATGAGTTTTGACTATAATAGTTTAGAAGAAAATAACCTATTAACAGCTTATGAGCGTTTATTACTTGATTGTATGAAAGGCGACGCAACGTTATTTGCCCGTTCAGATGCAGTTAAAGCATGTTGGGAATTCGTGCAGCCAATCTTAGACTACAAAAAAGAAGCAAAATCTTTATTTGGTTATAAGTGTGGCAGTTGGGGTCCGAATAAAGCAGATGAAATGCTTGAGAAAGATGGCCGAGAATGGCGTTTTTCGAGTGAAGAAGTAATTAACTAA
- the can gene encoding carbonate dehydratase has protein sequence MSTIKSIFERNRAWSEQINEQFPDFFEQLSKQQSPDYLWIGCSDSRVPANQIMALPPGEVFVHRNIANVVVHTDLNCLSVIQYAVEVLKVKHIIVCGHYGCGGVKAAMEGGQHGLIDNWLRHIKDVERFHMDDLKDVRPEDKIDRMCELNVVEQVRNVCNTTVVKRAWRKGRELTVHGWIFNISNGVLKSLTDSINSREKQLEVITK, from the coding sequence TTGAGTACTATAAAATCGATATTTGAACGTAATCGCGCATGGTCAGAACAGATTAATGAACAGTTCCCAGACTTTTTTGAACAACTTTCCAAACAACAGTCTCCAGACTATTTGTGGATCGGTTGTTCCGATAGCCGCGTACCTGCAAATCAAATTATGGCCCTGCCCCCGGGGGAAGTATTTGTGCACAGAAATATTGCCAATGTTGTTGTACATACTGACTTAAATTGTTTGTCCGTGATCCAGTACGCCGTGGAAGTACTTAAAGTTAAACATATTATTGTCTGTGGTCACTATGGTTGTGGTGGCGTTAAAGCTGCTATGGAGGGCGGGCAGCATGGTCTGATTGATAACTGGCTTCGTCATATTAAAGACGTAGAACGCTTCCATATGGATGATTTAAAAGATGTACGTCCTGAAGATAAGATCGACCGTATGTGTGAATTAAATGTTGTTGAACAAGTTCGAAATGTTTGTAATACCACCGTCGTGAAGCGAGCTTGGCGTAAAGGTCGTGAGTTAACCGTGCATGGCTGGATCTTTAATATCAGTAACGGTGTATTGAAAAGCTTAACTGACAGCATTAACTCGAGAGAGAAGCAGCTAGAAGTGATCACCAAATAG
- a CDS encoding glutathione S-transferase, producing MQPIRPAIFYSFRRCPYAMRARLAVCYSQVEVELREVVLKDKPTSLLAYSPKGTVPVLVTQDKKVIDESRDIMQWALAQNDSNDWCRQNQSNLQKQISSLIDENDNEFKAILDKYKYADRHPEFTEAQYREQGSHFLTQLELLLRLHNNLIDEDISLADIAIFPFIRQFASVDKVWFEQAPYPKLRAWLNRHTSSILFTDIMYKYPQWSAGDKAVYFSCTN from the coding sequence ATGCAACCTATTCGCCCTGCTATTTTTTATTCGTTTCGACGTTGCCCATACGCAATGAGAGCACGACTCGCGGTTTGTTATAGCCAAGTTGAAGTTGAATTAAGAGAAGTGGTATTAAAAGATAAACCAACGAGCTTGTTAGCTTACTCACCTAAAGGCACTGTACCGGTTTTAGTCACCCAAGATAAAAAGGTCATTGATGAAAGCCGCGACATTATGCAGTGGGCGCTAGCACAAAATGACAGCAATGATTGGTGCCGCCAAAACCAGTCCAATTTACAAAAACAGATCAGCTCACTGATCGATGAGAATGATAACGAATTCAAAGCTATTTTAGATAAGTATAAATACGCTGACCGCCACCCTGAATTTACTGAAGCGCAATATCGCGAGCAAGGCAGCCATTTTCTGACTCAGCTAGAACTGCTACTGAGATTACATAATAACCTTATTGATGAAGATATTAGTCTCGCAGACATTGCTATTTTTCCCTTCATCCGCCAATTTGCAAGTGTTGATAAAGTCTGGTTCGAGCAAGCCCCCTACCCTAAATTACGCGCTTGGTTAAACCGACATACAAGCTCAATATTATTTACTGATATTATGTATAAATACCCGCAATGGTCTGCTGGTGATAAAGCGGTTTATTTTTCCTGTACAAATTAA
- a CDS encoding GTP cyclohydrolase — protein MKPILKLTTLWRLNYQHQQFAQQLLLCFFAVCLVATTSFIVTNANSSYAQDMALLTIYDDNPTQGLVNVDGIYADAINIDRQARVDVALVKEQLKYEQTLADLGFVLEQYQMMELQAFKFVIDVPTREQVATVMLMHLQKMLIEFTALNPDINASWRIDPNNALRLIVQLHTERQRNWGRAGFMI, from the coding sequence ATGAAGCCGATATTAAAACTAACCACACTATGGCGATTAAACTACCAGCACCAACAATTTGCCCAGCAGTTATTACTGTGTTTTTTTGCAGTTTGCTTAGTGGCAACAACCAGTTTTATCGTCACTAATGCCAATAGTAGTTACGCCCAAGATATGGCGTTATTGACTATTTATGATGACAACCCGACGCAAGGTTTAGTTAATGTGGATGGTATTTATGCTGACGCAATCAACATAGATCGTCAAGCGAGAGTGGATGTCGCATTGGTAAAAGAACAGCTCAAATATGAACAAACGTTAGCAGATTTAGGCTTTGTATTAGAACAATATCAAATGATGGAGTTACAAGCGTTTAAGTTTGTTATCGATGTACCAACACGAGAACAAGTCGCGACTGTGATGCTGATGCATTTACAAAAAATGTTGATTGAGTTTACCGCGTTAAATCCAGATATTAATGCTAGCTGGCGAATAGATCCAAATAATGCACTTAGACTAATTGTGCAATTACATACCGAGCGACAACGAAATTGGGGTAGGGCGGGGTTTATGATTTAA
- a CDS encoding cold-shock protein, translating into MSNTVIGKVKFFNEAKGFGFIEQENGPDVFVHFSSILVDGFKVLTDGQKVEFTVGQGQKGPQAENVKPL; encoded by the coding sequence ATGTCTAATACAGTAATCGGTAAAGTAAAATTCTTCAACGAAGCTAAAGGCTTCGGTTTCATCGAACAAGAAAATGGCCCAGATGTATTCGTACATTTCAGCTCTATCTTAGTAGATGGCTTTAAAGTACTTACTGACGGTCAAAAAGTTGAGTTCACAGTAGGCCAAGGCCAAAAAGGTCCACAAGCTGAGAACGTTAAACCTCTTTAA
- the folE gene encoding GTP cyclohydrolase I FolE — protein sequence MTCLSKEALLVRSVLEERGLETPMIVTGLSSAEKKERIESHFTEILKLLELDLSDDSLAETPHRIAKMYVNEIFSGLDYASFPKITLIDNKMQVDEMVKVSDITLTSTCEHHFITIDGKATIAYIPRSKVIGLSKINRIVQFFSRRPQVQERLTQQILVALQTLLDSQDVAVSITATHYCVKARGVMDATSETTTTSLGGIFKSRPETRAEFLHCR from the coding sequence ATGACCTGCCTAAGTAAAGAAGCTTTATTAGTCCGTTCAGTCTTGGAAGAGCGAGGGTTAGAAACACCAATGATCGTAACTGGGCTATCAAGCGCAGAAAAAAAAGAACGCATTGAATCACATTTTACCGAAATTCTAAAATTATTAGAGCTTGATTTAAGTGATGATAGCTTAGCTGAAACGCCACACCGTATTGCCAAAATGTACGTGAATGAAATATTCTCAGGCTTGGATTATGCGTCGTTTCCTAAAATCACTTTAATTGATAATAAAATGCAAGTGGATGAAATGGTTAAGGTAAGTGATATTACCTTGACGAGTACTTGCGAACATCATTTTATTACTATCGATGGTAAAGCGACAATTGCGTATATTCCACGTAGTAAAGTGATCGGCTTATCAAAGATTAACCGTATTGTGCAATTCTTCTCACGCCGTCCGCAAGTACAAGAGCGCTTAACGCAACAAATCTTAGTTGCACTGCAAACCTTACTTGATTCGCAAGATGTTGCAGTGAGCATTACAGCGACACATTATTGTGTGAAAGCACGTGGTGTGATGGATGCGACAAGTGAAACAACCACGACATCGCTGGGTGGTATCTTTAAATCACGTCCAGAAACCAGAGCAGAGTTTTTACACTGTCGCTAG
- the pgl gene encoding 6-phosphogluconolactonase: MMDYRTFETPEQVVESLAYSLVEYSQQDKPVHISLSGGSTPKLLFKVLAQAPFATSISWANLHFWWGDERCVAPDDAESNFGEAQTLLFSKVALPTENIHRILGENTPEQEVVRFAQEMQECIPAHNGLPCFDWILLGMGGDGHTASLFPGQTDYNDENIAIIAQHPESGQYRISKTARLLANAKRISYLVLGESKAEVIKQIHDNADAALAYPAAQVKASQGTTEWILDAAAARLINN; this comes from the coding sequence ATGATGGATTATCGTACTTTTGAAACACCAGAACAAGTTGTTGAGTCACTAGCTTATTCACTTGTTGAATACAGCCAGCAAGATAAACCGGTACATATTTCGTTATCAGGTGGCAGTACGCCAAAGCTTTTATTTAAAGTTTTAGCACAAGCACCATTTGCAACGAGTATTAGCTGGGCTAATTTACATTTTTGGTGGGGCGACGAGCGTTGCGTAGCACCTGATGATGCTGAAAGTAATTTTGGTGAAGCTCAAACATTATTATTTTCTAAGGTAGCGCTACCGACAGAGAATATTCACCGTATTTTAGGTGAAAATACACCAGAACAAGAAGTCGTGCGTTTTGCCCAAGAGATGCAAGAGTGTATCCCTGCGCATAATGGTTTGCCTTGTTTTGATTGGATCTTACTTGGTATGGGTGGTGATGGTCATACAGCATCATTATTTCCTGGCCAAACTGATTACAATGATGAAAATATTGCCATCATTGCACAGCACCCAGAGTCTGGACAATACCGTATTTCTAAAACTGCACGTCTGTTAGCAAATGCAAAACGCATTAGCTATTTAGTGTTGGGCGAGAGCAAAGCTGAAGTAATTAAGCAGATCCATGATAATGCAGATGCTGCCCTTGCTTATCCAGCTGCACAAGTTAAAGCAAGCCAAGGAACCACTGAGTGGATCTTGGATGCAGCAGCGGCAAGATTAATTAATAACTAA
- a CDS encoding acyl-CoA-binding protein, with translation MTDLRAKFDATVEQVQNGTAKKKPSQETKLEFYSLFKQATEGDVAAKKPSIFDMVGFAKWSAWDKLRGLSSDQAMEKYISRVEEENAA, from the coding sequence ATGACAGACCTACGCGCTAAATTCGACGCTACAGTAGAGCAAGTTCAAAATGGCACTGCAAAGAAAAAACCTTCACAAGAAACAAAATTAGAGTTTTATTCATTATTTAAGCAAGCAACAGAAGGTGATGTAGCAGCGAAGAAGCCATCTATCTTTGATATGGTTGGTTTTGCTAAGTGGAGTGCATGGGATAAATTACGTGGCTTATCTTCAGATCAAGCGATGGAAAAATACATTTCACGTGTAGAAGAAGAAAATGCGGCTTAA
- the nhaA gene encoding Na+/H+ antiporter NhaA produces MNNTQDSFLSSFFKLESAGGITLMFSAVLAMILANSPAQGLYALFLDTPVEIKLGGLEIAKPLLLWINDGLMAVFFFLVGLELKRELVEGELSDPRNIILPGIGAIGGMLFPALIYVYFNIDDPAALSGWAIPAATDIAFALGILSLLGSRVPVSLKIFLTSLAIFDDIGAILIIAFFYTSKISIAALIVAALCIPVLAYLNKRNVDSKALYIIVGIVMWVAMLKSGVHATLAGVILALFIPMQSKDKSYSPLKKMEHGLHFVVAFVILPIFAFANAGINLSGVGIEQILHPVPMGIALGLFIGKQVGIFGLCWLAIKCKIAQMPKGMDWCSLYSTAILCGVGFTMSLFVGSLAFEETGTNLLFDERLGIILGSLLSGVIGFLMLRSCLSKQEKLAK; encoded by the coding sequence ATGAACAACACACAAGATTCATTTTTATCTAGTTTCTTTAAACTAGAGTCAGCGGGTGGCATTACGTTAATGTTCTCTGCTGTATTGGCTATGATTTTAGCTAATAGCCCTGCACAAGGACTATATGCATTATTTTTAGATACACCAGTCGAGATTAAACTGGGTGGTTTAGAAATTGCGAAACCATTATTACTTTGGATTAATGATGGCTTAATGGCCGTCTTCTTCTTTTTAGTTGGACTAGAGCTAAAACGAGAGTTAGTCGAAGGTGAACTCTCTGATCCGCGTAATATTATCCTACCGGGTATTGGTGCTATCGGTGGTATGTTATTCCCTGCGCTTATTTATGTTTATTTCAACATCGATGATCCTGCAGCATTAAGTGGTTGGGCTATTCCTGCTGCAACAGATATTGCATTTGCATTAGGTATTTTGAGTTTGCTGGGCTCACGAGTACCAGTTAGTTTGAAAATATTCTTAACCTCACTCGCTATTTTTGATGATATCGGTGCGATTTTGATTATTGCTTTCTTCTATACATCGAAGATTTCAATAGCTGCACTTATCGTTGCGGCGCTTTGTATTCCTGTGCTAGCTTATTTAAATAAGCGTAATGTTGATTCGAAAGCACTGTATATCATCGTTGGTATTGTGATGTGGGTTGCCATGTTGAAATCTGGCGTACATGCAACATTGGCCGGTGTTATTCTTGCTTTGTTTATCCCAATGCAGTCAAAAGATAAATCATATTCACCGTTGAAGAAGATGGAACACGGACTACATTTTGTTGTTGCCTTTGTTATCTTACCTATCTTTGCGTTTGCAAACGCAGGTATTAACTTATCGGGTGTTGGTATAGAACAAATTTTACATCCAGTCCCTATGGGTATTGCGTTAGGCTTATTTATTGGTAAGCAAGTGGGTATCTTTGGTCTATGTTGGTTAGCAATTAAATGTAAAATTGCGCAAATGCCAAAAGGCATGGATTGGTGTTCTTTATATAGTACCGCCATCCTATGTGGTGTTGGTTTCACCATGAGCTTATTTGTTGGTTCACTCGCTTTCGAAGAGACTGGCACCAACTTATTATTTGATGAGCGCCTTGGTATTATCTTAGGTTCATTACTCTCTGGTGTGATTGGTTTCTTAATGCTGAGATCATGTCTATCTAAGCAAGAGAAATTAGCGAAATAA
- the moeA gene encoding molybdopterin molybdotransferase MoeA, producing MGCCDVQGLKPLDLAMQEMLDNIDAVTETLTLDLAEALDYILAEDISSPMNVPPFDNSAMDGYAVRITDLNQSMTLPLAGKAFAGQPFDGEWPLGTCIRIMTGAPVPTGCEAVIMQERTQVDGDLITFESLPPMHDNIRNAAEDIAIGQAVLTKGRRLTPRDIPMLATIGIDKVTVYRRLKVAVFSTGDELKSLGQPLGNGEIYDSNRYSINAMLSRLNLDIIDFGIVPDNEDLLRETFIKADAVADAVITSGGVSVGEADYTKILLEELGEIGFWKLAIKPGKPFAFGTLPNSKFFGLPGNPVSATVTFHQLVVPALAKMTNQVYTPTPRFNAIAATKLKKAPGRMDFQRAIYSVNAQGQLEVVSTGSQGSGVFSSLSHSNCYAIIEQDRGNVEIGETVTIEPFNEILN from the coding sequence ATGGGATGTTGTGACGTACAAGGGCTAAAACCACTGGATTTAGCGATGCAAGAAATGTTGGACAATATTGATGCAGTAACAGAAACACTGACATTAGACTTAGCAGAAGCACTCGATTATATTCTCGCTGAAGACATTTCTTCGCCAATGAATGTCCCGCCATTTGATAACTCAGCAATGGATGGTTATGCAGTTCGCATCACCGACCTCAATCAATCAATGACCCTACCACTTGCTGGTAAAGCCTTTGCAGGCCAACCGTTTGATGGAGAATGGCCTCTCGGCACTTGTATCCGTATTATGACTGGTGCACCAGTACCAACAGGTTGCGAAGCCGTTATCATGCAAGAAAGAACACAAGTAGATGGTGATCTTATTACCTTCGAAAGTTTACCGCCAATGCATGACAACATTCGTAATGCTGCTGAAGATATCGCTATCGGCCAAGCTGTATTAACCAAAGGTCGTCGCCTTACCCCGCGTGATATTCCCATGCTAGCAACGATTGGTATTGATAAAGTAACAGTCTACCGCCGTCTGAAAGTGGCTGTTTTTTCAACCGGTGATGAGCTAAAAAGCTTAGGTCAGCCACTTGGCAATGGTGAGATTTACGACAGTAACCGTTACAGTATCAATGCCATGTTATCTCGTTTGAATTTAGATATTATTGATTTTGGTATTGTCCCTGATAACGAAGACCTACTACGCGAAACGTTTATCAAAGCCGATGCCGTGGCAGATGCAGTGATAACATCAGGCGGCGTATCTGTTGGCGAAGCTGATTACACTAAAATATTACTCGAAGAACTAGGGGAAATTGGTTTTTGGAAATTAGCAATTAAACCAGGTAAGCCCTTTGCGTTCGGTACATTACCAAACAGCAAGTTCTTTGGTTTACCCGGAAACCCAGTTTCTGCAACAGTGACGTTTCATCAACTTGTGGTACCCGCATTAGCGAAGATGACCAACCAAGTTTATACGCCGACACCACGTTTTAATGCCATTGCTGCAACTAAACTGAAAAAAGCACCTGGTCGCATGGACTTTCAACGCGCTATTTATAGTGTTAATGCGCAAGGTCAACTGGAAGTGGTATCAACAGGCAGCCAAGGTTCTGGCGTTTTCAGTAGCTTGAGCCACTCGAATTGTTATGCCATTATCGAGCAAGATCGCGGCAACGTAGAAATTGGTGAAACAGTCACTATTGAACCATTTAACGAGATCTTAAATTAA
- a CDS encoding Tfp pilus assembly protein FimT/FimU, producing the protein MNEKMGFSLLELTFVIVVLSVLAMFAIPEYTKTHREAKVAVLTDLRGKLTNAVDTLKTASNIASRKQIINGQTYVQYDVKQYYLVSGQLLHPTEICHILGLTSGPLVEGTTITSSDGMYTCKNVSPQQSWIRMNKLESTDCALSYTAHYNNESIANVEIKLTGDCLE; encoded by the coding sequence ATGAATGAAAAAATGGGCTTTTCATTACTGGAATTAACATTTGTTATTGTGGTTCTTTCCGTTCTAGCTATGTTTGCTATCCCCGAGTACACCAAAACACACCGTGAAGCGAAAGTCGCAGTGCTAACGGATCTGCGTGGCAAATTAACCAACGCGGTTGATACCTTGAAAACAGCCTCCAACATCGCATCGCGTAAGCAGATAATTAACGGTCAAACGTATGTCCAATATGACGTCAAACAGTACTATCTCGTTTCTGGGCAACTACTACATCCAACTGAAATCTGCCATATCCTCGGATTAACCTCTGGCCCCCTTGTTGAAGGCACCACTATTACTTCAAGTGATGGCATGTATACCTGTAAAAATGTAAGCCCGCAACAGAGTTGGATCAGAATGAATAAGCTGGAATCGACGGACTGCGCATTATCCTATACTGCGCATTATAATAATGAGTCTATCGCTAATGTTGAGATTAAATTGACAGGCGACTGTTTGGAGTGA